The Zingiber officinale cultivar Zhangliang chromosome 9A, Zo_v1.1, whole genome shotgun sequence genome window below encodes:
- the LOC122020890 gene encoding DNA-3-methyladenine glycosylase 1-like: MGRHVVERIPSAREVERRSSQAKSALSRHLQRVYPLSIKKSCSLLSLSSLSLSQNSNASSLNSSFSSWDPKNSVSLRKLFGSWEGTETGFGVDDLRSLRGGEDPASGILSDELGSGKRCNWITEFSDEAYISFHDEYWGVPIYNDNRLFELLALCGMLIDHNWTEILRRREIYRKVFLEFDHHLVAKMEEKDIMDITFDKELMLAECRVRCIVDNAKCIQKVSEEFGSFCKYVWSQVNHKPMVNKYKCSRSVPLRTPKSEAMSKDLVRRGFRLVGPVIVYSFMQAAGLANDHLVHCFRFDECVRFGERGGIPLPYKD, from the exons ATGGGGAGGCATGTGGTAGAGAGGATTCCTAGTGCTCGCGAAGTCGAAAGGCGATCGTCGCAAGCGAAGAGCGCGCTATCGCGCCACTTACAAAGAGTTTACCCTCTCAGCATCAAGAAAAGCTGCTCATTGCTCAGTCTCTCATCCCTCTCTCTATCTCAGAATTCAAATGCATCGTCCCTCAATAGCTCCTTCTCGAGTTGGGACCCCAAGAATTCAGTGTCGTTGCGAAAGCTTTTCGGGTCTTGGGAGGGCACCGAGACAGGGTTCGGAGTCGATGACTTGAGGTCTCTTCGTGGCGGCGAAGATCCAGCTAGTGGAATTCTGAGTGATGAGTTAGGAAGCGGGAAGAGGTGCAATTGGATTACCGAATTTAGCG ATGAAGCGTATATTTCATTCCACGACGAGTATTGGGGGGTACCCATTTACAATGACAA TCGACTCTTTGAGCTTCTTGCATTGTGTGGAATGCTGATTGATCACAATTGGACTGAGATATTGAGGAGAAGAGAGATATACAG GAAAGTTTTCTTGGAATTTGATCATCATTTAGTAGCGAAGATGGAAGAGAAAGACATCATGGACATAACCTTCGACAAGGAGCTCATGCTTGCGGAGTGTAGAGTGCGATGCATAGTGGATAATGCCAAGTGCATTCAAAAG gtgAGTGAAGAATTTGGATCCTTTTGTAAGTACGTTTGGAGCCAAGTGAACCACAAGCCGATGGTGAACAAATACAAGTGCTCTCGGAGTGTGCCATTGAGGACGCCGAAATCTGAGGCGATGAGCAAAGATCTAGTTCGGAGAGGGTTTCGATTGGTGGGTCCAGTCATCGTCTACTCCTTCATGCAAGCCGCCGGATTAGCCAACGATCATCTTGTTCATTGCTTCCGATTCGACGAGTGTGTACGGTTTGGAGAGAGGGGAGGCATTCCGTTACCCTACAAGGATTAA
- the LOC122020412 gene encoding enolase 1, chloroplastic-like, whose translation MALTQSNLQPAPTSFAAALSSSRSLSRSPDLSFPSSWHRTRRSLAIRASAVAAPTSTPSAAAQKSAVQSVKARQIVDSRGNPTIEVDLVTGDGALFRSAVPSGASTGIYEALELRDGDKKVYGGKGVLNAVRNINEILGPKLIGVDVRSQADVDAIMLDMDGTPNKSKFGANAILGVSLSLCRAGAGAKGVPLYKHIQELSGTKELVMPVPAFNVINGGSHAGNNLAMQEFMILPVGAASFAEALRMGSEVYHVLKGIIKAKYGQDACNVGDEGGFAPNVQDNREGLVLLMDAIDKAGYTGKIKIGMDVAASEFFTKDGRYDLDFKNQPNDGSYVYAAQSLCDIYKDFVKDFPIVSIEDPFDQDDWSSWASLVSSVDIQLVGDDLLVTNPKRIAEAIEKKACNALLLKVNQIGTVTESIKAALDSKAAGWGVMVSHRSGETEDNFIADLSVGLASGQIKTGAPCRSERLAKYNQLLRIEEELGDVRYAGESFRSPL comes from the exons ATGGCTCTTACCCAGTCCAACCTCCAACCGGCACCCACCTCCTTCGCTGCCGCCCTCTCTTCCTCCCGATCCCTATCCCGGTCCCCAGACCTCTCCTTCCCCTCCTCCTGGCACCGCACCCGGCGCAGCCTCGCGATCCGGGCCTCCGCCGTCGCCGCGCCCACCTCGACCCCCTCTGCGGCCGCCCAGAAGTCTGCCGTCCAGTCGGTCAAGGCCCGCCAGATCGTCGACAGCAGGGGTAATCCCACCATCGAGGTCGACCTCGTCACGGGCGACGGCGCCCTCTTCAGATCCGCTGTACCGAGCGGCGCATCTACCGGTATCTACGAGGCTCTCGAGCTAAGAGACGGCGACAAGAAGGTATATGGCGGCAAAGGTGTGCTCAATGCCGTCAGGAACATCAATGAGATTCTCGGCCCCAAGCTTATCGGCGTCGATGTCAG GAGTCAAGCGGATGTGGATGCAATCATGCTTGATATGGATGGAACGCCTAATAAATCAAAGTTCGGAGCCAACGCTATCCTTGGAGTTTCGCTTAGTCTTTGTCGGGCGGGTGCTGGAGCAAAAGGAGTGCCATTGTACAAGCATATCCAGGAACTATCAGGAACGAAGGAGCTCGTTATGCCAGTTCCTGCCTTTAATGTGATCAATGGAGGTAGCCACGCAGGAAATAATCTAGCGATGCAAGAGTTCATGATATTGCCCGTAGGCGCAGCTTCATTCGCCGAGGCTCTCCGTATGGGCAGTGAAG TATATCACGTCCTTAAGGGTATTATCAAGGCAAAATATGGTCAAGATGCATGCAACGTTGGGGATGAAGGTGGCTTTGCTCCAAATGTTCAAGACAATAGGGAAGGATTGGTTCTACTTATGGATGCTATTGATAAGGCTGGTTATACTGGAAAG ATCAAAATTGGTATGGATGTGGCTGCTTCTGAGTTTTTCACAAAGGATGGAAGATATGATCTAGACTTTAAGAACCAGCCAAATGATGGAAGTTATGTCTATGCTGCTCAAAGCCTTTGTGACATATACAAAGACTTCGTCAAAGATTTCCCTATTGTTTCAATTGAAGATCCCTTTGACCAGGATGATTGGTCCTCATGGGCATCACTTGTGTCTTCAGTTGATATCCAGCTTGTTGGCGATGATTTATTGGTCACAAATCCAAAGAGGATTGCTGAGGCTATTGAAAAGAAGGCCTGCAATGCTTTGTTACTAAAG GTTAACCAGATTGGCACCGTTACTGAATCCATTAAAGCTGCGTTGGACTCGAAAGCTGCTGGGTGGGGTGTAATGGTTAGTCACCGAAGTGGTGAGACAGAAGACAATTTTATTGCTGATCTATCTGTCGGGCTGGCTAGTGGGCAG ATAAAAACAGGGGCTCCATGCCGCAGTGAGCGTCTAGCCAAATATAATCAG